In Priestia megaterium NBRC 15308 = ATCC 14581, the following proteins share a genomic window:
- a CDS encoding THUMP domain-containing class I SAM-dependent RNA methyltransferase, which yields MAKYKIIATAAMGIEALVAKEVRALGYECEVDNGKVIFEGDELAIARCNLWLRTADRIKVQVGQFKARTFDELFEQTKALNWGDYLPVDAQFPVSGKSVKSKLFSVSDCQSIVKKAIVDSMKKHYNKTTGWLEETGSTFKIEVALLKDVATLTIDASGAGLHKRGYRVGQGEAPLKETLAAALIMLTPWNADRPFVDVFCGSGTIAIEAALIGQNIAPGFNRDFLSEEWPWMSASIWDKAREEAEDLANYDQVLDIAGHDIDHRMVKVAEQNAFEAGLGDLIQFKQMQVRDFTTPKEYGIIIGNPPYGERLSDRPSVEKMYAEMGEAFSKLDTWSIYMLTSHEQFEQYYGKKATKKRKLFNGFIKTDYYQYWGPRPPRNDQ from the coding sequence ATGGCGAAATATAAAATTATTGCAACAGCAGCAATGGGAATTGAAGCACTGGTCGCTAAAGAAGTGCGTGCTTTAGGATATGAATGTGAAGTAGATAATGGCAAGGTTATCTTTGAAGGAGACGAGCTCGCAATTGCTCGCTGCAATTTATGGCTTCGTACAGCAGATCGAATTAAAGTGCAGGTTGGACAGTTCAAAGCTCGTACGTTTGATGAGCTTTTTGAACAAACAAAAGCATTAAATTGGGGAGATTATTTGCCCGTAGATGCACAGTTTCCTGTATCGGGAAAATCAGTTAAATCTAAATTGTTCAGCGTATCAGATTGTCAAAGCATTGTGAAAAAAGCAATTGTTGACAGCATGAAAAAACATTATAACAAAACAACAGGATGGCTCGAAGAAACAGGGTCAACGTTTAAAATTGAAGTAGCGCTATTAAAAGATGTTGCTACATTAACAATTGACGCAAGCGGTGCAGGGCTTCATAAGCGCGGTTACCGCGTGGGGCAAGGGGAAGCTCCTTTAAAAGAAACGCTGGCAGCGGCTCTAATTATGCTAACGCCGTGGAATGCGGATCGTCCGTTTGTCGATGTTTTTTGCGGTTCAGGTACAATTGCTATCGAAGCAGCGCTTATCGGTCAAAATATTGCACCAGGATTTAACCGTGACTTCTTATCAGAAGAATGGCCATGGATGTCAGCAAGTATTTGGGACAAAGCGCGCGAAGAAGCAGAAGACTTAGCGAACTACGACCAAGTGCTAGATATTGCTGGTCATGATATTGACCATCGTATGGTAAAAGTAGCGGAGCAAAATGCATTTGAAGCTGGACTTGGAGATTTAATTCAATTTAAGCAAATGCAAGTGCGCGATTTTACGACGCCGAAAGAATATGGAATCATTATTGGTAACCCTCCGTACGGCGAACGTTTAAGCGATCGTCCTTCTGTTGAAAAAATGTACGCTGAAATGGGCGAAGCGTTTTCTAAGCTTGATACGTGGTCGATTTATATGCTTACATCTCATGAACAATTTGAACAATACTACGGTAAAAAAGCAACGAAAAAACGCAAATTGTTTAACGGGTTTATTAAAACAGACTACTATCAATATT